The Camelina sativa cultivar DH55 chromosome 14, Cs, whole genome shotgun sequence genome includes a window with the following:
- the LOC104743104 gene encoding uncharacterized protein LOC104743104, protein MVISDAKIFACLPRSLKLRFNLLRPFPIKSLELFSWSDSVELEDFKCSDSPRSFCSVCDREFRRQNIFIKHLSKPFHQQKLSKLLPLSHELQSLSAPLGDPVKQNPEAVTSVFWDIKTYPVPRDCDPRRVGPCIKQFLKKKGYSGPLTITAIGVLTDVPNDILEGVYSSGVSLNNICSG, encoded by the exons ATGGTCATATCCGATGCCAAAATCTTCGCTTGTCTGCCTCGCTCTCTAAAATTGAGATTCAACCTACTGAGGCCATTTCcaattaaatctcttgagttaTTTTCTTGGTCAG ACTCGGTGGAACTTGAGGATTTTAAGTGCAGTGATTCTCCCCGTTCGTTTTGCTCAGTATGCGACAGGGAATTTCGTCGCCAGAATATTTTCATCAAGCATTTGTCTAAACCATTCCATCAACAGAAG TTGTCGAAGCTGTTGCCTTTAAGTCATGAACTTCAAAGCTTGAGTGCACCACTAGGTGATCCTGTTAAGCAAAACCCGGAGGCTGTAACATCGGTCTTTTGGGACATAAAGACGTATCCGGTTCCACGTGACTGTGATCCTCGTCGGGTCGGTCCATGTATTAAACAGTTCTTGAAGAAAAAAGGCTACTCTGGTCCTCTCACCATCACTGCCATTGGCGTACTAACAGACGTCCCTAATGACATTCTGGAAGGAGTCTATTCCAGTGGAGTCTCTCTTAATAACATTTGCAGCGGTTAG